The following proteins are encoded in a genomic region of Opitutus sp.:
- the rpsO gene encoding 30S ribosomal protein S15 — translation MSTVVKPEIISAYKIHDTDTGSSEVQVALLTARINHLTEHLRTHRKDFHSRRGLLQMASRRRKLLDYLKRHNLPKYNELLQRLSLRK, via the coding sequence ATGTCCACCGTCGTTAAGCCCGAAATCATCTCCGCCTACAAAATTCACGATACCGATACCGGTTCGTCCGAAGTTCAGGTTGCCCTGCTGACTGCTCGCATCAATCACTTGACCGAGCACCTGCGCACGCACCGCAAGGATTTCCACAGCCGCCGCGGCCTGTTGCAGATGGCCTCCCGCCGTCGCAAGCTGCTCGACTACTTGAAGCGCCACAATCTGCCCAAGTACAACGAGTTGCTCCAGCGCCTGAGCCTCCGCAAGTAA
- the trxB gene encoding thioredoxin-disulfide reductase, which yields MSSPVENVVIVGTGCAGLTAAIYTARSSLNPLVIEGPLPGGQLTTTSEVENFPGFPHGVDGFQLTQNMREQATRFGTRFEQALVNAVDFTVNPRKLILEGGRVVLAKSVIIATGASPRMTGIPGEKELYGGKGVTTCATCDGAFYRNMEVAVLGGGDSAAEEALFLTRFASKVYLVHRRDSLRASKIMADRAVAHPKIQMVWDSVPTEVLGVAAGSVSGLKVKNIKTGLESVLPIKGVFVAIGHVPNTGPFTPAITVDEGGYFKPAVGSQVQTNVAGVYVAGDCSDHVYRQAITAAGMGCQAAIEAERWLAEHGG from the coding sequence ATGTCCTCCCCCGTCGAAAACGTCGTCATTGTCGGCACCGGTTGCGCCGGTCTCACCGCCGCCATCTACACCGCCCGCTCCAGCCTCAACCCGCTGGTCATCGAGGGCCCGTTACCCGGCGGCCAGCTCACCACCACGAGCGAAGTGGAAAACTTCCCCGGTTTCCCGCACGGGGTGGACGGTTTTCAGCTCACCCAAAACATGCGCGAGCAGGCCACCCGTTTCGGCACGCGTTTCGAGCAGGCGCTGGTCAACGCAGTCGATTTCACGGTGAACCCGCGCAAGCTCATCCTTGAGGGCGGCCGCGTCGTGTTGGCCAAGTCCGTGATCATCGCCACCGGCGCCTCACCGCGCATGACCGGAATTCCCGGCGAAAAAGAGCTCTACGGCGGCAAGGGTGTGACGACATGCGCGACCTGCGACGGTGCGTTTTACCGCAACATGGAAGTGGCCGTGCTGGGTGGCGGCGACAGTGCCGCCGAGGAGGCGCTGTTCCTGACCCGTTTTGCCAGCAAAGTTTACTTGGTTCACCGCCGCGACAGCCTACGTGCATCCAAGATTATGGCTGACCGTGCCGTCGCCCATCCCAAGATCCAGATGGTTTGGGACAGCGTGCCGACCGAAGTTTTAGGCGTGGCCGCGGGCTCCGTCAGCGGACTGAAAGTGAAAAACATCAAGACCGGCCTCGAGTCGGTGCTGCCGATTAAAGGTGTGTTTGTGGCCATCGGCCACGTGCCCAACACCGGCCCGTTTACCCCGGCGATCACGGTCGACGAAGGCGGTTATTTTAAGCCCGCCGTCGGTTCGCAAGTGCAGACCAACGTGGCCGGCGTCTACGTGGCGGGCGACTGTTCCGACCACGTTTATCGCCAAGCGATCACCGCAGCCGGCATGGGCTGCCAAGCGGCAATCGAAGCCGAGCGCTGGTTGGCCGAGCACGGCGGTTGA
- a CDS encoding enoyl-CoA hydratase/isomerase family protein, translating to MNITRQIDADGVCTLLFDRAGSSANVFDRATLEELDGHLAALESHAGLRGVILASAKDKIFIAGADLHEFVTNPDPKILGDIVDLGHRVFNRLNHLTVPSVAAIHGICLGGGCELALACDWRVGSDGKETKIGLPETQLGILPAWGGSVRLPALIGLPAALGLILTGRQLAGVPAKKLGVIDELAHPEYLREAARKQLAQGKRPAPAFRAAHLPIARHLIASKARRDVLAKTHGHYPAPLKAIEVCTAALGLAADAGFDLEKEAFLALIRTPACRSLLSIFFLQERAKKLPCPLPAEPLPVRRVAVVGAGVMGAGIAQWASARGLPVILKDVAPDALARGLRTIETLFTEAAKKRVFTPAEAAAGMNRVTPVCTSVPLTGVDLVMEAALEKLEAKQAIFRDLEKHARPDTVLATNTSALSIDAIAAPLEHPERVVGIHFFNPVNRMQLVELVRGPRTSAATLATALQFTKAIGKLPVIVNDSPGFLVNRILMPYLVESVRLFREGHAPSKIDRLMLAFGMPMGPLRLADEVGLDVAQHVAQDLAKRLKNPMPTDDTLPQMIAKGWLGKKSGCGFYTHPKTKGAKSGANPGLSTLFIPTADCRRSTDEEIVDRLVLIMINEAARCLAEGVVAAPEDVDFGMILGTGWAPFRGGPLRHADTVGTTEVVARLDSLAKDVAPHFAPCDHLRALAKAGKGFYPKS from the coding sequence ATGAATATTACCCGCCAAATCGATGCCGACGGCGTTTGCACCCTGCTGTTCGACCGCGCTGGTTCGTCGGCCAACGTTTTTGACCGCGCCACGCTCGAAGAACTCGACGGCCACCTCGCCGCCTTGGAAAGCCACGCGGGGTTGCGCGGGGTCATCCTCGCCAGCGCCAAGGACAAAATCTTCATCGCCGGCGCCGACCTCCACGAGTTCGTGACCAACCCCGACCCCAAAATTTTGGGCGACATCGTCGATCTCGGCCACCGCGTCTTTAACCGCCTTAATCACCTCACCGTGCCCTCGGTCGCGGCCATCCATGGCATCTGCCTGGGCGGCGGCTGCGAACTCGCGCTGGCCTGCGACTGGCGCGTCGGCTCCGACGGCAAAGAAACCAAAATCGGCCTGCCCGAAACACAACTCGGCATCCTGCCAGCATGGGGCGGTTCGGTGCGCCTGCCCGCGCTCATCGGTTTGCCCGCGGCGTTGGGCCTGATTCTCACCGGCCGCCAACTCGCCGGCGTTCCCGCCAAAAAACTCGGTGTGATCGACGAACTTGCTCACCCCGAATACCTGCGCGAAGCCGCCCGCAAGCAGCTCGCCCAGGGCAAACGCCCCGCACCCGCCTTCCGCGCTGCCCATCTGCCGATCGCCCGCCACCTCATCGCGTCCAAAGCCCGCCGCGACGTTTTGGCCAAAACCCACGGCCACTACCCCGCCCCGCTCAAAGCGATCGAGGTCTGCACCGCCGCCCTCGGACTCGCCGCCGACGCCGGTTTTGATCTGGAAAAAGAGGCGTTCCTCGCCCTCATCCGCACCCCAGCGTGTCGTAGCCTGCTAAGCATTTTCTTCCTGCAAGAACGCGCCAAAAAACTGCCCTGCCCGCTCCCCGCCGAACCCCTGCCGGTGCGCCGTGTCGCGGTGGTGGGCGCCGGCGTCATGGGCGCGGGCATCGCGCAATGGGCCAGTGCGCGCGGCCTGCCCGTTATCCTCAAAGATGTCGCCCCCGACGCCCTCGCCCGCGGCCTGCGAACCATCGAAACGCTGTTCACCGAAGCCGCCAAAAAACGCGTCTTCACCCCGGCCGAAGCCGCCGCCGGCATGAACCGCGTTACCCCGGTCTGCACCAGCGTGCCGCTGACCGGCGTGGATCTGGTGATGGAGGCGGCGCTCGAAAAACTCGAAGCCAAGCAGGCGATTTTCCGCGATCTGGAAAAGCACGCCCGCCCCGACACGGTGCTGGCCACCAACACCTCGGCGTTGTCCATCGACGCGATCGCTGCGCCGCTGGAACACCCCGAGCGCGTGGTGGGAATCCACTTTTTCAACCCAGTTAACCGCATGCAACTCGTCGAGTTGGTCCGAGGTCCGCGCACCTCGGCGGCCACGCTCGCCACCGCGCTGCAGTTCACCAAGGCGATCGGCAAGCTGCCGGTAATCGTCAACGACTCGCCCGGCTTTTTGGTTAACCGCATCTTGATGCCTTACCTGGTCGAGTCGGTGCGATTGTTCCGCGAAGGCCACGCCCCCTCCAAAATCGACCGGCTGATGCTCGCCTTCGGCATGCCAATGGGCCCGCTGCGTTTGGCCGACGAGGTCGGTTTGGACGTGGCCCAACACGTGGCGCAGGACCTCGCCAAACGCCTCAAAAACCCCATGCCGACCGACGACACGCTGCCGCAGATGATTGCGAAAGGCTGGCTCGGTAAAAAGTCCGGCTGCGGGTTTTATACGCACCCCAAAACCAAGGGAGCCAAGTCGGGTGCAAACCCCGGTCTGAGCACCTTGTTTATCCCCACAGCCGACTGCCGACGCTCCACCGACGAAGAGATCGTCGACCGCCTGGTGTTGATCATGATCAACGAAGCCGCGCGCTGTTTGGCGGAAGGCGTGGTGGCGGCCCCGGAAGACGTCGATTTCGGCATGATTTTGGGCACCGGTTGGGCGCCGTTCCGCGGCGGCCCGCTGCGGCACGCCGACACCGTTGGCACCACCGAAGTGGTGGCGCGGCTAGACAGTTTGGCCAAGGACGTGGCGCCACATTTCGCCCCCTGCGACCACCTGCGAGCGCTGGCGAAGGCCGGCAAGGGGTTTTACCCCAAGAGCTGA
- a CDS encoding patatin-like phospholipase family protein: MEPESGKLALVLAGGGARAAYQVGFLRQMSRHFPELNFPVLTGVSAGAINAAHLANTADDFPVAMEKLVNLWEGLTIDQVFRTDLPAIASIMSKWALRLVSGGMYLSPPARGMVDNTPLRRFLEKALGSTDGHLPGVEENIRTGRLSALGLTTTNYTNGESNTWIQGSNLSDWERPGRRSIQDRISIDHIMASSALPLFFPAGQIGNDWHGDGGVRLTSPLSPAMHLGANRMIAISTQYTGFHRPSALSQSPHEYPSPATLIGLMLDSVFLDMLDYDALNTRRVNALLEAHSHPQDTGLHPVQLLLVRPSVDLTVLANEYESRLPRTFRFATRGLGTREARRSDMLATLLFEHGYIRRMIAIGESDCTKRLDEIAAFLALTPARINH; this comes from the coding sequence GTGGAGCCAGAGAGCGGCAAACTCGCCTTGGTCCTAGCTGGTGGAGGCGCGCGCGCGGCCTATCAAGTCGGCTTCCTCCGGCAGATGTCTCGGCATTTCCCCGAGCTCAATTTCCCGGTTTTAACCGGCGTGTCGGCCGGCGCGATCAATGCCGCCCACCTCGCCAACACCGCGGATGACTTTCCCGTGGCGATGGAAAAACTCGTCAACTTGTGGGAGGGCCTGACCATTGATCAGGTTTTCCGCACCGACCTGCCGGCGATCGCCTCGATCATGTCGAAATGGGCGCTGCGCCTCGTTTCCGGCGGCATGTACCTGTCGCCCCCCGCCCGCGGAATGGTGGACAACACCCCGCTGCGCCGCTTTTTGGAAAAGGCCCTCGGTTCGACTGACGGACATCTGCCGGGCGTGGAGGAAAACATCCGCACTGGCCGGTTGAGCGCACTCGGCCTGACCACCACCAACTACACCAACGGCGAATCCAACACGTGGATTCAGGGCTCCAACTTGAGCGATTGGGAGCGTCCCGGCCGCCGTAGCATCCAGGACCGAATCTCCATCGATCACATCATGGCGTCGAGCGCCCTGCCTCTGTTTTTCCCGGCCGGCCAGATCGGCAACGACTGGCACGGCGACGGCGGCGTGCGCCTGACCTCGCCCCTCTCACCCGCGATGCATTTGGGCGCCAACCGGATGATCGCCATTTCAACCCAATATACCGGATTCCACCGCCCGAGTGCCCTCAGCCAGTCGCCCCACGAATACCCGTCTCCGGCCACCCTCATTGGCCTGATGCTGGACTCCGTTTTTTTGGACATGCTCGACTACGACGCGCTCAACACCCGCCGCGTCAACGCCCTGCTCGAAGCCCACTCGCATCCGCAGGACACCGGCCTGCACCCGGTGCAACTGCTGCTCGTCCGTCCGTCCGTAGACCTCACGGTACTCGCCAACGAGTACGAATCGCGGCTGCCGCGCACCTTCCGCTTCGCGACCCGCGGTCTGGGTACCCGTGAAGCCCGCCGTTCGGACATGCTCGCCACCCTGCTTTTCGAACACGGCTACATCCGCCGCATGATCGCCATCGGTGAAAGCGATTGCACCAAACGCCTCGACGAAATCGCCGCCTTCCTCGCCCTCACCCCCGCTCGGATTAACCACTAA
- a CDS encoding thiolase family protein, protein MKTPLYIVAGARTPFCKMGTELASSDAVELGRTAVAAVLAKTGIDPALINEVIFGCVGQPLDAANVSRVIALRAGIPSQVTAITVHRNCASGFEAITQAAEKIAAGRGDIFLVGGAESMSNYPLIYNASAVRKFSVLSRAKSLPQKLAAFLRFRPADFSPQISLMLGLTDPVCGLNMGQTAELLARDWRLSREQQDQFALRSHLNAGAARDRHVAEITPVYPRNCRAPTPAAITQDNGVRAAQTIEALQKLRPLFDRLGGTVTAGNASQVTDGACALLVMSEAGLKRTGLTPIGRLIDYAYAGCEPARMGLGPLYAIAKAEERSGLTMADADLIEINEAFAAQVLACQAGAKSADYARAHLGRTTALGEIPDAKLNVNGGGIALGHPVGSTGARLVLTSLLELQRRKARRALVSLCIGGGQGGALWLEAA, encoded by the coding sequence ATGAAAACACCCCTCTACATTGTCGCCGGAGCCCGCACCCCGTTCTGCAAAATGGGCACCGAGTTGGCCTCCTCCGACGCGGTCGAACTCGGCCGCACCGCCGTCGCCGCCGTGCTCGCCAAAACCGGCATCGACCCCGCGCTCATCAACGAGGTCATCTTCGGCTGTGTCGGCCAACCCCTGGACGCGGCGAATGTTTCCCGCGTCATCGCCCTGCGCGCCGGCATTCCCTCGCAGGTCACCGCCATCACCGTGCACCGCAACTGCGCCTCGGGTTTCGAGGCGATCACCCAAGCAGCCGAGAAAATCGCCGCCGGCCGGGGTGACATTTTTCTAGTGGGTGGCGCAGAAAGCATGAGCAATTACCCGCTTATTTATAACGCAAGCGCGGTGCGCAAATTCTCCGTCCTTTCCCGCGCCAAATCGCTGCCGCAAAAACTCGCCGCCTTCCTGCGTTTCCGCCCCGCCGATTTTTCCCCGCAGATCAGTCTTATGCTCGGCCTCACCGATCCCGTGTGCGGCCTCAACATGGGCCAGACCGCCGAACTGCTCGCCCGCGATTGGCGCCTGAGCCGCGAGCAGCAGGATCAGTTCGCCCTGCGTTCCCACCTCAACGCAGGAGCCGCCCGCGACCGCCACGTCGCCGAAATCACGCCCGTTTACCCACGCAACTGCCGTGCGCCCACCCCCGCCGCCATCACCCAGGACAACGGCGTGCGCGCCGCCCAGACGATTGAAGCCCTGCAAAAGCTGCGTCCGCTCTTTGACCGCCTCGGCGGCACCGTGACGGCCGGCAACGCCTCCCAAGTCACCGACGGCGCCTGCGCGCTACTGGTGATGAGTGAGGCAGGTCTCAAACGCACCGGCCTGACGCCCATCGGCCGGTTGATCGACTACGCCTACGCTGGCTGCGAACCCGCGCGTATGGGCTTGGGCCCGTTGTACGCCATCGCCAAAGCCGAAGAACGCAGCGGCCTGACTATGGCTGACGCCGACCTGATCGAAATCAACGAGGCCTTCGCCGCGCAGGTTCTCGCCTGCCAAGCCGGGGCCAAATCCGCCGACTATGCCCGCGCGCACCTCGGTCGCACCACCGCGCTGGGCGAGATCCCCGACGCCAAACTCAACGTCAACGGCGGCGGCATCGCGTTGGGCCATCCGGTGGGTTCGACCGGTGCGCGCCTGGTGCTGACGTCGCTCCTGGAACTGCAACGCCGCAAAGCCCGCCGAGCGCTGGTTTCGTTGTGCATCGGCGGCGGCCAAGGCGGCGCGCTCTGGCTCGAAGCCGCCTAA
- a CDS encoding acyl-CoA dehydrogenase family protein, whose product MNPTDDTPSNIDTSKMTQGQREALEMTESARSESTYRSYVGDLFMGRFSLEHIYPFPLQSAADATAGRPFLSELEHILKKEVDADRIDTEGEIPDALIKRLGSLGAFGIKIPKEYGGLGLSQLNYSKAAVLLGSVDGNLTALLSAHQSIGVPQPLKMFGTPEQKKKYLPRVARGEISAFALTENGVGSDPARMETRAEPTPDGKDFIINGEKLWCTNGVKAGVIIVMARTPDKVVNGKPRTQITAFLVEMNEPGVEVVTRCRFMGLRALYNGVVRFTNVRISRDAIVGGEGRGLKVALTTLNTGRLTIPAGCVGFMKRCLGYSREWAASRIQWGAAVGQHEAIASKLARMAANTFANEAMVMLTSALVDRDKADIRLEAAMCKLWGSEAAWQAVDDTMQIRGGRGYETASSLKNRGEEPVPVERMMRDSRINLIFEGSTEIMHLFLAREALDPHLKVAGTVLDSRQPLGKRAAAAVKAGAFYALWYPKLFLPSGGVPSDLTPACKPALAYVSRTCRRLGRTLFHAMALNGPKLEKRQVLLARIVDIGTELFAISATALYADALIKQGAPGHNREDVENLMKTFTTQSQRRIGLAFAGIGKNHDHGDYALAQKILDPAHHTQLREGIVG is encoded by the coding sequence ATGAACCCCACCGACGACACCCCTAGCAATATCGACACCTCAAAGATGACGCAGGGCCAACGTGAGGCCCTCGAAATGACAGAGTCGGCCCGTAGCGAATCCACCTACCGCAGCTACGTCGGCGACTTGTTCATGGGCCGCTTTTCCCTCGAACACATTTACCCCTTCCCGCTGCAATCCGCCGCCGATGCCACCGCCGGCCGCCCGTTCCTCAGCGAACTCGAGCATATCTTAAAAAAGGAGGTCGACGCGGACCGCATCGACACTGAGGGAGAAATCCCCGACGCCCTGATCAAACGCCTCGGCAGTCTCGGCGCTTTTGGCATCAAAATCCCCAAGGAATACGGCGGCCTGGGCCTGTCCCAACTCAACTACTCCAAGGCGGCCGTGCTGCTGGGCAGCGTTGATGGTAACCTCACCGCGCTGCTCTCCGCCCACCAATCCATCGGCGTGCCTCAGCCGCTCAAAATGTTCGGCACCCCCGAGCAGAAAAAAAAGTACCTCCCGCGCGTGGCTCGGGGCGAGATTTCCGCCTTCGCGCTGACCGAAAACGGCGTCGGCTCCGACCCCGCGCGAATGGAAACCCGCGCCGAACCCACCCCCGACGGCAAAGACTTCATCATTAACGGCGAAAAGCTCTGGTGCACCAACGGCGTCAAAGCCGGCGTGATCATCGTCATGGCGCGCACGCCCGACAAGGTGGTTAACGGCAAACCGCGTACCCAAATCACCGCCTTCTTGGTCGAGATGAACGAGCCGGGCGTTGAGGTGGTGACGCGCTGCCGCTTCATGGGCCTGCGCGCGCTTTACAACGGCGTGGTCCGCTTCACCAACGTGCGCATCTCGCGCGACGCGATCGTCGGCGGCGAGGGTCGCGGCCTCAAGGTCGCCCTCACCACGCTCAACACCGGCCGCCTCACGATTCCGGCCGGTTGCGTGGGTTTTATGAAACGCTGCCTCGGTTATTCGCGCGAATGGGCAGCCAGCCGCATCCAGTGGGGCGCGGCGGTGGGCCAACACGAGGCGATCGCCAGCAAACTCGCCCGCATGGCCGCCAACACCTTCGCCAACGAGGCCATGGTCATGCTCACCTCGGCGCTGGTCGACCGCGACAAGGCCGACATCCGCCTGGAGGCCGCGATGTGCAAACTCTGGGGCTCGGAAGCGGCCTGGCAGGCGGTCGACGACACCATGCAAATCCGCGGCGGGCGCGGCTACGAAACCGCGTCCTCGCTCAAAAACCGCGGCGAAGAGCCCGTGCCGGTGGAGCGCATGATGCGCGACAGCCGCATCAACCTGATTTTCGAAGGCTCCACGGAAATCATGCATCTGTTTTTGGCCCGCGAAGCGCTCGACCCGCACCTCAAGGTGGCGGGCACCGTGCTCGATTCGCGCCAACCGCTGGGCAAACGTGCGGCGGCGGCGGTCAAAGCCGGTGCGTTTTACGCGCTCTGGTACCCGAAGTTATTTCTCCCCAGCGGCGGCGTGCCCTCCGACCTGACGCCCGCCTGTAAACCAGCGCTCGCCTATGTGTCACGCACCTGCCGCCGACTCGGGCGCACACTTTTCCACGCAATGGCGCTCAACGGCCCGAAACTGGAAAAACGGCAGGTGTTGCTGGCGCGCATTGTGGACATCGGCACGGAGCTCTTTGCGATCTCGGCAACCGCGCTGTATGCGGATGCATTGATCAAACAAGGCGCCCCAGGCCATAACCGCGAGGATGTGGAGAACCTGATGAAGACCTTCACGACGCAGTCGCAGCGGCGGATCGGTCTGGCGTTTGCCGGTATCGGCAAAAACCACGACCACGGCGACTACGCTCTGGCGCAGAAGATCCTCGACCCGGCCCACCACACCCAGTTGCGCGAAGGGATCGTTGGATAA
- a CDS encoding DUF433 domain-containing protein, with protein sequence MSALLDRITVEPGKCGGRPCIRGYRLRVKDVLELLAHGASWAEILTDYPFLEEDDLRACLAFAAAQNDHVLLRAS encoded by the coding sequence ATGAGCGCTCTTCTTGACCGAATCACCGTCGAGCCCGGCAAATGCGGTGGAAGGCCCTGTATCCGCGGCTACCGGCTGCGGGTGAAGGATGTCTTGGAACTACTCGCTCACGGCGCGAGTTGGGCGGAGATTTTGACCGATTACCCGTTCCTTGAGGAAGATGACCTGCGAGCGTGCCTAGCGTTTGCTGCCGCGCAAAACGACCACGTTTTGCTGCGCGCCTCGTGA
- a CDS encoding AMP-binding protein: MSAFSNKDSWQHLDREKTQAAQGQRLHRYLRDCVLPFSVQYQRVFKEHGLTADDIRSVADLQKIPFTSKEDLLPTTENPRRTLDFVLKPDPKVLARRPSTILRALLKGRDRVKAELDREWRPIFMTSTTGRSTEPVPFLYTQYDIAKMGLGSGRIVEIGNVQPDERMVNMFPFAPHLAFWYMYYAGIDRNVFSLSTGGGRVMGTEGNIRAILKLKPQVIVGMPTFLYHVLQQAVEQKTQLPGIRLLVLGGDKVPAGTRRKLGQLCAQVGSPDVKVMATYGFTEAKFAWTECPITPGTPPPGYHLYADQGIVEIIDPETGKVLPDGQGGEIVWTPLDQRGTVVLRYRTGDRCEHGTTWEPCPCCGRRLPRLVGNISRVSDVHALRFQKIKGTIVDFNELERALDDLPGLGAWQIELRKAHDDFLDLDEINVHVTATTAADEDHLHHTVRELLHAHFEISPNKILTHTAEEMRTLQKVGVALKEQKVVDNRPKTEART; the protein is encoded by the coding sequence ATGTCCGCATTCTCCAATAAGGACTCCTGGCAGCACTTGGATCGGGAAAAAACCCAAGCCGCCCAAGGTCAACGCCTCCACCGTTACCTGCGCGACTGCGTGCTGCCCTTCTCGGTGCAGTACCAACGCGTTTTTAAAGAACACGGGCTCACCGCCGACGACATCCGCAGCGTCGCCGACCTGCAAAAGATCCCCTTCACCTCGAAGGAAGACCTGTTGCCCACGACCGAAAACCCGCGGCGCACGCTGGACTTCGTGCTCAAGCCTGACCCCAAGGTTCTGGCCCGCCGCCCGTCCACGATCCTGCGCGCGTTGCTCAAAGGCCGCGACCGGGTGAAGGCCGAACTGGACCGCGAATGGCGGCCTATTTTTATGACCAGCACCACCGGGCGCTCCACCGAGCCGGTGCCGTTTTTGTACACCCAGTACGACATCGCCAAAATGGGCCTGGGCAGCGGACGCATCGTCGAAATCGGCAACGTCCAACCTGACGAGCGCATGGTGAACATGTTCCCGTTCGCCCCACACCTGGCGTTTTGGTACATGTATTATGCGGGCATCGATCGGAACGTGTTTTCGTTGTCCACCGGTGGCGGCCGGGTGATGGGAACCGAGGGCAACATCCGCGCCATCCTGAAGCTCAAACCCCAGGTGATCGTCGGCATGCCGACGTTCCTTTACCACGTGTTGCAACAAGCCGTGGAGCAGAAGACCCAGCTCCCCGGTATCCGACTTTTGGTGCTCGGCGGCGACAAAGTCCCGGCCGGCACCCGCCGCAAACTCGGGCAGTTGTGTGCCCAGGTCGGCTCGCCCGACGTGAAGGTCATGGCCACGTACGGCTTCACCGAAGCCAAATTCGCCTGGACGGAATGCCCGATCACCCCCGGCACCCCGCCACCCGGCTACCACCTGTACGCCGACCAAGGAATTGTGGAAATCATCGACCCGGAGACGGGCAAAGTTTTGCCCGACGGCCAGGGTGGCGAGATCGTGTGGACCCCGCTCGACCAACGCGGAACTGTCGTGTTGCGCTACCGCACCGGCGACCGCTGCGAACACGGCACCACGTGGGAACCGTGCCCGTGCTGCGGCCGCCGCCTTCCGCGCCTAGTGGGCAATATTTCGCGTGTTTCCGACGTCCACGCCCTGCGCTTTCAGAAAATCAAGGGTACCATCGTCGACTTCAACGAACTGGAACGCGCCCTCGACGACCTGCCCGGCCTGGGTGCGTGGCAAATCGAACTTCGCAAGGCCCATGACGACTTCCTCGATCTCGACGAAATCAACGTCCACGTCACCGCCACCACGGCGGCCGACGAAGATCACCTGCACCACACCGTGCGCGAGCTGTTACACGCGCACTTCGAAATCAGCCCGAACAAAATCCTCACCCACACCGCCGAGGAGATGCGCACCTTGCAAAAGGTGGGCGTCGCCCTGAAGGAACAAAAGGTCGTGGACAACCGCCCGAAAACGGAAGCCCGCACATGA